A stretch of Anas platyrhynchos isolate ZD024472 breed Pekin duck chromosome 29, IASCAAS_PekinDuck_T2T, whole genome shotgun sequence DNA encodes these proteins:
- the LOC139999764 gene encoding ubiquitin carboxyl-terminal hydrolase 42-like — protein sequence MSTMTVVKKPKSSKSKKPSSRRSGKSKKPSTKILMSRTTNWGQIPPAEGSSQVSVAQGRGGAIYCRSSEKSKAFAPRDLIVNDGIAPPQSILFPPEKICMDWRETQSVGVGLYNLGNTCFLNATLQCLTYTPPLANYMLSLEHGQSCREQDFCMMCTMETQINQALRCTVDAIEPTHVISNLSRIGQHFRFGSQEDAHEFLRYTVDAMQEACLNGSTELDRSSQATTIIHQIFGGFLRSRVKCLNCKAVSDTYEAFLDITLDIKAVSSVTRALELFVKPEELGGENCYKCSECNKMVPASKRFTIHRSSKVLTISLKRFADFTGGKINKEVKYPEYLDLRAYMSQSMGEPLLYALYAVLVHHGVSCHSGHYICYVKAGNGLWYQMNDAKVVRTDIKRVLGQQAYILFYIRRYDLTLGERAFYLPAPSYPCSFPPGQQGANSKQAGFMGPRLLPHMIKNSSRLNGNGSIKEDAKTTGVTLKRPSSAPPMACVQNQTITRPSITDPSRKQKITTSIHNKLPARRTVSQPDCLSSAAEDEDLYQAVPSSTITNSMPGAMPSVNREIITESLTASQLNSLSEETR from the exons ATGTCAACAATGACCGTAGTTAAGAAGCCCAAATCTTCAAAGTCTAAAAAGCCCTCTTCAAGGCGGTCTGGCAAATCCAAGAAACCAAGTACTAAAATACTGATGTCACGCACCACAAACTGGGGCCAGATACCGCCTGCAGAAGGTTCAAGCCAAGTCTCTGTGGCCCAAGGACGTGGAGGTGCTATTTACTGtagatcatctgaaaaatctaaggCTTTTGCCCCAAGAGATCTAA tcgttaatgatggaattgctccaccacagagcattctttttccacctgagaagatttgtatggattggcgagaaacacaaagtgttggAGTTGGCCTGTACAATCTTGGCAacacatgttttcttaatgctactCTACAGTGTTTGACCTACACACCCCCACTTGCCAATTACATGCTTTCTCTCGAGCACGGCCAGTCAT gtCGTGAACAAGATTTTTGCATGATGTGCACAATGGAGACTCAGATTAACCAGGCCCTGCGTTGCACTGTTGATGCCATCGAGCCTACGCATGTTATCAGTAATCTCAGTC gaaTAGGACAACATTTCCGTTTTGGCAGTCAAGAAGACGCACACGAGTTCTTGCGCTATACTGTTGATGCTATGCAGGAAGCGTGCTTGAATGGAAGCACCGA attggacagatcttctcaagctaccaccatcattcatcaaatatttggaggatttctaagatcgagag tgaagtgcttgaattgcaaagcagtttcgGATACGTATGAGGCATTTCTTGATATCACTTTGGATATAAAg GCGGTTTCATCTGTTACCAGAGCTCTGGAACTCTTTGTGAAACCTGAAGAGCTGGGTGGAGAGAATTGCTATAAATGTAGCGA gtgtAATAAGATGGTTCCTGCATCCAAGAGATTTACCATACACCGTTCTTCCAAGGTTCTcacaatatcactgaaaagatttgcagatttcacaGGTGGAAAGATCAACAAG GAGGTGAAATATCCGGAGTATTTGGACCTGAGAGCCTACATGTCACAGTCAATGGGAGAACCACTGCTCTATGCCTTATACGCGGTGCTGGTACATCACGGTGTCAGCTGTCACTCAGGACACTATATATGCTATGTAAAG GCTGGTAATGGACTTTGGTATCAGATGAATGATGCTAAAGTAGTCCGTACTGACATTAAGAGAGTTCTTGGTCAGCAAgcttacatacttttttatatcag gcGCTATGATTTGACACTTGGAGAACGTGCGTTTTACTTGCCAGCACCATCTTATCCCTGTTCATTCCCTCCTGGTCAGCAGGGGGCTAATAGTAAGCAGGCTGGATTTATGGGACCACGACTTCTTCCTCATATGATTAAG aattcaagccgtttaaatggaaatggatccATAAAAGAGGACGCAAAGACCACTGGTGTCACCCTAAAAAGGCCATCTTCAGCACCACCGATGGcctgtgttcaaaaccagacaattaccaggccttcaattactgatccgtcaagaaaacagaagatcaccACCAGTATTCACAATAAATTGCCTGCTCGTCGGACTGTGTCACAGCCTGACTGTCTTAGCAGTGCTGCGGAGGACGAAGATCTCTACCAGGCTGTTCCTTCATCCACAATTACAAATTCg ATGCCTGGAGCTATGCCTTCAGTCAATCGAGAAATCATCACGGAGTccctcacagccagccagctgaacagcttGTCAGAGGAAACGAGGTAA
- the LOC139999729 gene encoding uncharacterized protein — translation MISTEHITLMQVLLLIFTSFSRSEKCDFILCSVADPPKSTGKDEYLAQYQCDDGGDKEKPRRSKERDLISKENVLYGKETSEPGEKLRQTSSLKCDTECSSKKLSSSAIAERCQGRKDKTKNTEKEHYQSKREHAPSEEKESQKAGPSSKRRCSQSVEVVHQKRHKQEHWEGSRCRSFPGERNSPENGRRAVKYSKSRSGSGGRSEQGSNRYYRSKGERSWSRERYYRDEARRWERCSYYNDYYSPHATGDSRERKFSHGDAAFDKWTATYYGRSHKHYHYKSGWPHGSLLRDEDGRRFSTPRADLHRCSVSQQHSGRHSRERHALPPVSAHLENCRQKNETEGNRKRKSTRAEGSESEIERKDRKIEKELLGGEKNAKISQVLEEKEV, via the exons ATGATCAGCACTGAGCATATCACTCTGATGCAG gttttactgttaatcttcacgtccttcagcagaagtgagaaatgtgattttattttgtgcagtgtcgcggaccctccgaaatctactgggaaggatgaatacctcgcacagtaccaatgtgatgacggtggagacaaggagaaaccaagaagatcaaaagaacgtgacctcatttcaaaagaaaacgttttgtacggcaaagagacttctgagcctggtgagaaattgcggcaaacttcctctctcaagtgtgacactgaatgtagctctaaaaagctttcctcctcagctattgcagagagatgccaaggtagaaaggacaagactaaaaacactgagaaagagcattaccaaagcaagagggaacatgctcctagtgaagagaaggagagtcaaaaagcaggtccttccagcaagaggaggtgttCTCAGAGCGTGGAAGTTGTTCATCAAAAGcgtcacaagcaggagcactgggagggaagcaggtgcagatctttccctggtgaaagaaacagccctgagaatggcagaagagcagtcaaatattcaaagtccagatctggcagcggaggaagatcagaacaaggtagcaatagatattaccgatccaaaggggaaagaagttggagcagagaaagatactatcGAGATGAAGCACGGAGGTGGGAAAGATGTAGCTATTACAATGATTACTATTCACCTCATGCGACAggagacagtagagagagaaagttctctcacggcgatgcagcctttgacaaatggactgcaacttactacggcaggtcacataagcattatcattacaaaagtggatggcctcacggttccctcttgagagatgaagatggacgtcgctttagcacaccccgagcagacttgcatcgttgctcggtatctcagcaacattctggaagacattctcgtgaaagacatgcgcttccacctgtgtcagctcatttggagaactgtcgccagaaaaatgaaacagaaggaaacagaaaaagaaaatctacccgtgcagaaggtagtgaaagtgaaatagaaaggaaagacagaaagatagaaaaggagcttttaggtggtgaaaaaaatgcaaaaatatcacaagttctagaagaaaaagaagtctaa